A genomic stretch from Corynebacterium faecale includes:
- the hpt gene encoding hypoxanthine phosphoribosyltransferase, which produces MADQKDFNVPTNPYGDDIESVLISEEKLKERIREMADRVSEEFKDSEEDLILVCVLKGAFYFLADFSRMLSIPTQSEFMAVSSYGNSTSSSGVVRILKDLDKDIEGRNVLIIEDIIDSGLTLSWLMRNLKNRHPKSLNVITLLRKPERLTANIDMYDVGFDIPNEFVVGYGLDFAERYRDLPYVGTLEPRVYSD; this is translated from the coding sequence ATGGCAGACCAGAAGGACTTCAACGTCCCGACCAACCCGTATGGGGACGATATCGAGTCCGTCCTGATCAGCGAAGAGAAGCTCAAGGAGCGCATCCGTGAGATGGCTGACCGGGTCTCCGAGGAGTTCAAGGACTCCGAGGAGGATCTGATCCTGGTGTGCGTGCTCAAGGGCGCGTTCTACTTCCTGGCGGACTTCTCCCGCATGTTGTCCATCCCCACGCAGTCCGAGTTCATGGCGGTATCCTCATATGGAAACTCCACCTCATCCTCCGGCGTGGTGCGCATCCTCAAGGACCTGGACAAGGACATTGAAGGCCGCAACGTCCTCATCATCGAGGACATCATCGATTCCGGACTCACCCTGTCCTGGCTCATGCGCAACCTGAAAAACCGCCACCCGAAGTCCCTCAACGTGATCACCCTCCTGCGTAAGCCGGAGCGGCTGACCGCCAACATCGACATGTACGATGTCGGATTCGATATCCCGAATGAGTTCGTCGTGGGATACGGCCTTGATTTCGCCGAGCGTTACCGCGACCTGCCCTATGTGGGTACCCTCGAGCCACGCGTCTACTCGGATTAG
- the tilS gene encoding tRNA lysidine(34) synthetase TilS has translation MPATIGDLPLPRISPHFLKLRVAVRAYLREHVHIGLSGGPDSLALVAAARAEGARVTAICINHNLQDNSAAVSEMAAHQAESMGARAVIRSVTVPAGSMEAAAREARYAEFAQLTDMIWTGHTMDDQAETFLLAGLRGNPAGMKSASRRPDLTIIRPLLGVRRADTHGACEELQLSPWSDPQNFDHAFRRVSIREQLIPLLRDIHEGDPVPGLALAAGRAAMEGEALEFFVDKRRSEWSDGFPVSLASEPFALRRRMLADFLRGHGVRVTSRKVEAVDRLLTHWHGQGGVAVGKAATGRLEVVRVSGKLRVTG, from the coding sequence GTGCCCGCCACCATCGGCGATCTACCCCTGCCCAGAATCAGCCCGCATTTCCTGAAACTGCGCGTGGCGGTCCGCGCGTATCTGCGTGAGCATGTCCATATCGGGCTCTCCGGGGGCCCTGATTCCCTCGCGCTGGTGGCCGCCGCCCGCGCGGAGGGGGCCCGCGTCACCGCGATCTGCATCAATCACAATCTGCAGGACAATTCCGCCGCGGTCTCCGAAATGGCTGCCCACCAGGCTGAATCCATGGGCGCGCGGGCGGTGATCCGGTCCGTCACCGTGCCCGCAGGCAGCATGGAAGCTGCGGCGCGGGAGGCTCGTTATGCAGAGTTTGCCCAGCTCACCGACATGATCTGGACCGGGCACACCATGGATGACCAGGCCGAGACCTTCCTGCTCGCCGGGCTGCGGGGCAATCCCGCGGGGATGAAAAGTGCTTCTCGACGCCCCGACCTCACCATCATCCGACCCCTTCTGGGTGTGCGGCGAGCCGATACCCACGGGGCCTGCGAGGAATTACAACTCTCGCCGTGGTCTGATCCGCAGAATTTCGACCACGCTTTCCGACGGGTGTCCATCCGGGAGCAGTTGATTCCACTTCTTCGCGACATCCACGAGGGTGATCCGGTTCCGGGACTGGCGCTCGCGGCAGGCAGGGCTGCCATGGAGGGCGAGGCGTTGGAGTTTTTCGTCGATAAGCGTCGCAGTGAGTGGTCAGATGGTTTTCCGGTGTCGCTGGCCAGCGAACCGTTCGCACTGCGCCGGCGCATGCTGGCGGATTTCCTGCGCGGCCATGGGGTGCGCGTGACCTCACGGAAGGTGGAGGCGGTGGACCGTCTGCTCACCCATTGGCATGGGCAGGGGGGCGTGGCGGTGGGCAAAGCCGCCACGGGGAGGTTGGAAGTGGTGCGTGTAAGTGGCAAGCTTAGGGTCACCGGTTGA
- the dacB gene encoding D-alanyl-D-alanine carboxypeptidase/D-alanyl-D-alanine endopeptidase: MKNGWWIASSVGALAVVVGVAGLGINAQINSLNHPPAYTVAAPTEIFQPVQAQAEVDFTQLRAALETAADDPRLGRFVGQIRDVDTGEIIWSQNPDAPVRPASATKILTAAAALYELGWDDTIATDVVAGDTPGTVVIRAAGDVTMSQEQLDDLAEQLEGQSIDTVLVDTSIWSAETFAPGWERIDIDAGYIAPVEPVMIEGGRIGGSYGDLPRTHTPALDVAKALADRVGADDTGKGTATSEALVLATTESENLETRLRRMMEESDNVMAEAIGREVAQHRGEPTDTASSARLTMDILEQQGFDLTGVNIVDNSGLSFDNLITPRLLDDLLHAAATGDTLRPLLNTLPIAGGNGTLIDRYEDLGGAGWVRAKTGTLTATSALAGTVTSDRVYTFAFVSNGSNILDARAAMDEMATVLREF, translated from the coding sequence ATGAAGAATGGTTGGTGGATTGCCTCATCGGTAGGCGCACTGGCTGTGGTGGTTGGCGTGGCGGGACTGGGCATCAACGCCCAGATCAACAGCCTGAACCACCCTCCCGCCTACACGGTGGCGGCACCCACAGAGATCTTCCAACCCGTCCAGGCCCAGGCAGAGGTGGATTTCACTCAGCTTCGGGCCGCGCTGGAAACAGCCGCGGATGACCCCCGGCTGGGGCGTTTCGTGGGCCAGATCCGGGACGTGGACACAGGTGAGATCATCTGGTCGCAGAACCCGGATGCCCCCGTCCGCCCGGCGTCGGCAACCAAGATCCTCACCGCTGCCGCTGCACTCTATGAACTTGGATGGGATGACACCATCGCGACTGATGTCGTAGCTGGGGATACCCCCGGAACGGTGGTGATCCGTGCAGCGGGTGATGTCACCATGAGCCAGGAGCAGCTCGATGATCTGGCGGAGCAGCTGGAGGGGCAGAGCATCGACACGGTTCTGGTGGACACCTCCATCTGGAGCGCTGAGACCTTCGCGCCGGGCTGGGAGCGCATTGACATCGATGCAGGTTATATCGCCCCCGTTGAACCCGTCATGATCGAAGGTGGCCGCATCGGTGGCAGTTACGGTGATCTGCCCCGCACCCACACCCCGGCCCTGGATGTGGCGAAGGCCCTGGCGGACCGGGTGGGCGCGGACGATACCGGCAAGGGAACCGCCACCTCTGAAGCGCTCGTCCTGGCCACCACAGAATCTGAAAACCTGGAGACCCGGCTGCGTCGCATGATGGAGGAATCCGACAATGTCATGGCCGAGGCCATCGGCCGCGAGGTGGCGCAGCACCGCGGGGAACCCACCGACACCGCCAGCTCAGCACGCCTGACCATGGATATTCTCGAGCAACAGGGATTTGATCTCACGGGTGTGAACATCGTGGATAATTCAGGACTGAGCTTTGACAACCTCATCACCCCGCGACTTCTCGATGATCTCCTCCACGCCGCCGCCACCGGCGACACCCTGCGCCCCTTGCTCAACACCCTCCCCATCGCCGGGGGTAACGGCACCCTGATCGATCGTTATGAGGATCTCGGTGGAGCCGGCTGGGTCCGTGCGAAAACAGGCACCCTCACCGCCACCTCCGCGCTTGCGGGAACGGTGACCTCGGACCGGGTGTACACCTTCGCATTCGTGTCCAACGGGTCGAATATCCTTGATGCACGCGCCGCAATGGATGAGATGGCCACCGTCCTCAGGGAGTTCTAG
- a CDS encoding inorganic diphosphatase: MSVEVTVEIPKGSRNKYEIDHETGKVYLDRYLFTPMAYPLDYGYIDDTLGEDGDPMDALVILPESVFPNVIVKSRILGVFKMTDEAGGDDKLLAVLDDPRYDHLQDISDVSDFLKDEIEHFFVHYKDLEKGKHVEGAGWGDKAEAEKIFADSIERFKA; the protein is encoded by the coding sequence ATGAGCGTCGAAGTAACCGTTGAGATCCCGAAGGGTTCCCGCAACAAGTACGAGATCGACCACGAGACCGGCAAGGTCTACCTCGACCGTTACCTGTTCACCCCGATGGCCTACCCACTGGACTATGGCTACATCGATGACACCCTCGGCGAAGACGGCGACCCGATGGATGCCCTGGTCATCCTGCCTGAATCCGTGTTCCCGAATGTGATCGTGAAGTCCCGCATCCTCGGTGTGTTCAAGATGACCGACGAGGCCGGCGGCGATGACAAGCTCCTCGCGGTTCTGGATGACCCTCGCTACGACCACCTCCAGGACATCTCCGATGTCTCTGACTTCCTCAAGGATGAAATCGAGCACTTCTTCGTCCACTACAAGGACCTGGAGAAGGGCAAGCACGTCGAAGGTGCCGGCTGGGGCGACAAGGCCGAGGCTGAGAAGATCTTCGCTGACTCCATCGAGCGTTTCAAGGCTTAA
- a CDS encoding polyamine aminopropyltransferase, which produces MSDLARPAELSRVWRWLLLVSVAICAASGLVYELALISLSASLNGGGIVETSLIVAGYVAALGVGAILVKPFLRWPAQTFLAVETLLGLVGGLSALMLYMTFAVLGQNLWMLVLATALIGILVGAELPLLMTMIQRGRLADARTTGSLVATLNAADYLGALVGGLSWPFILLPWLGMMRGAAAAGMINLLAALFVGCVLLRHLLPRPQFIGAVVGLLTAISLLAIVLLRSDGIVATARQQLYRDPVVFAQQSDYQDIVITERGADMRLYLNGGLQYSTRDEHRYTESLVYPGLADDAQSALIIGGGDGLAARELLRFPDMAITQVELDPMVIEVANTILRPDNGGSMEDPRVSVITDDAFTWLRGGGAQGQRYDAIFVDLPDPNNDTMARLYSQEFYTLALARLNEGGRMVVQSSSAYTTPDVFWRVGSTLTAAGCGTVIPYHVHVPTFGDWGFQLCGPTGMELELRSDTPELKFLNQEVLAASAVFGEDNQPRMLEPSTLDHPRVVEDLRRGYRQAGE; this is translated from the coding sequence ATGTCTGATCTAGCTCGGCCGGCTGAATTAAGCCGGGTGTGGCGCTGGCTGTTGCTGGTCTCTGTCGCGATCTGTGCGGCATCGGGGCTGGTGTATGAGCTGGCGTTGATTTCGCTGTCCGCAAGCTTGAATGGCGGCGGTATCGTTGAAACCTCCTTGATCGTTGCGGGTTATGTGGCGGCACTGGGAGTGGGAGCCATCCTGGTCAAACCCTTCCTGCGTTGGCCTGCCCAGACCTTCCTGGCGGTGGAAACCCTCCTGGGGCTGGTTGGCGGGCTCTCCGCGTTGATGCTGTACATGACATTCGCGGTGCTGGGGCAGAACCTGTGGATGCTGGTGCTGGCCACAGCACTGATCGGCATCCTCGTCGGTGCCGAATTACCTCTGTTGATGACCATGATCCAACGCGGTCGTCTTGCTGATGCCCGCACCACCGGATCCCTGGTGGCCACCCTGAACGCCGCTGATTATCTCGGTGCGCTGGTCGGTGGATTGTCCTGGCCCTTCATCCTCCTGCCCTGGTTGGGAATGATGCGTGGTGCGGCGGCGGCCGGCATGATCAACCTCCTGGCCGCTCTTTTCGTCGGATGCGTCCTGCTCCGTCACCTGCTGCCCCGGCCCCAGTTCATCGGCGCGGTGGTGGGATTATTGACAGCCATCTCGTTATTGGCGATCGTCCTGCTCCGTTCCGATGGCATCGTGGCCACTGCCAGGCAGCAGCTCTACCGGGATCCGGTGGTGTTCGCCCAGCAGTCGGACTACCAGGACATTGTGATCACTGAACGGGGCGCTGACATGCGCCTGTATCTCAATGGTGGACTGCAGTATTCCACCCGTGATGAGCACCGCTACACCGAGTCATTGGTGTATCCGGGGCTGGCCGATGATGCGCAATCCGCCCTGATCATCGGTGGTGGTGACGGCCTGGCCGCCCGGGAACTGCTGCGTTTCCCCGATATGGCGATCACCCAGGTGGAGCTTGATCCCATGGTGATTGAGGTGGCCAACACCATCCTGCGTCCCGACAACGGAGGTTCCATGGAGGATCCACGGGTATCGGTGATCACCGATGATGCCTTCACGTGGCTGCGCGGTGGTGGTGCCCAGGGGCAGCGTTATGATGCCATCTTCGTGGATCTGCCTGATCCCAACAATGACACGATGGCCAGGTTGTACTCGCAGGAGTTCTACACCCTCGCCCTAGCCCGTCTGAATGAGGGGGGACGGATGGTGGTCCAATCATCCAGCGCGTACACCACCCCGGATGTGTTCTGGAGGGTTGGTTCCACACTCACCGCGGCTGGGTGCGGGACGGTGATCCCCTATCACGTGCACGTGCCCACCTTCGGTGACTGGGGTTTCCAGCTGTGCGGCCCAACAGGAATGGAACTAGAGCTTCGCTCTGATACCCCTGAGCTGAAATTCCTCAACCAGGAGGTACTCGCAGCCTCCGCGGTATTCGGCGAAGACAATCAACCACGCATGCTGGAGCCATCCACCCTGGATCATCCACGGGTGGTGGAGGATCTGCGCCGGGGTTACCGACAGGCTGGGGAATAG
- a CDS encoding DUF350 domain-containing protein yields the protein MSEYLINGVVGTLAYFVLAAVILVVGFVILDLITPGKLHELVFVHHLPNAAVITVAQQVSIGIIVVTAVLNSSDNLWQGLIETAVFGALGLVIQVIVMALLEVFIPGRFRDLVEDPKLRSGAVVASVILVVVGAVNAACLI from the coding sequence ATGAGTGAGTATCTGATCAATGGTGTCGTGGGCACCCTCGCCTACTTTGTCCTCGCCGCCGTGATCCTGGTGGTCGGGTTTGTCATCTTGGACCTCATCACCCCGGGTAAGCTCCATGAGCTGGTCTTTGTCCATCACCTGCCCAATGCTGCTGTGATCACCGTGGCGCAGCAGGTATCCATCGGCATCATCGTGGTCACGGCGGTGCTCAACTCCTCGGATAATCTCTGGCAGGGGTTGATTGAGACGGCGGTGTTCGGTGCCTTGGGTCTGGTCATCCAGGTGATCGTGATGGCGTTGTTGGAGGTGTTCATCCCGGGTCGGTTCCGTGATCTGGTGGAGGATCCGAAACTGCGTTCCGGTGCCGTGGTGGCTTCGGTGATCCTCGTCGTGGTGGGGGCAGTCAACGCTGCATGTCTGATCTAG
- a CDS encoding DUF4247 domain-containing protein — protein MNSKTARTLGLIFLFFAVLSLIFALVTKPPVEDRIAESWSGSSGSYSCAGETGVADRIEAMERPSERATDPATGDTYLRYPKKLVIVAGEGTSDCRITIEGLERVNNGAFIWLGPGFVPSAPSNSSGGSSGSSGGVK, from the coding sequence ATGAATTCAAAAACAGCCAGGACACTGGGCCTGATCTTCCTGTTCTTCGCGGTGTTGAGCCTGATCTTTGCACTGGTGACCAAACCCCCGGTGGAGGATCGCATCGCGGAGAGCTGGTCGGGAAGTTCCGGCAGCTATAGCTGTGCGGGTGAAACCGGTGTGGCCGACCGGATCGAAGCGATGGAGCGTCCGAGCGAGCGTGCCACCGACCCGGCCACCGGTGATACCTACCTCAGATACCCGAAGAAGCTGGTGATTGTCGCCGGGGAGGGCACGTCTGACTGCCGGATCACCATTGAAGGCCTTGAGCGTGTGAACAACGGCGCGTTCATCTGGCTCGGCCCAGGTTTTGTTCCTTCAGCACCCAGCAATTCCAGCGGTGGATCATCCGGATCCAGCGGCGGCGTGAAATAA
- a CDS encoding DUF2617 family protein, whose translation MLQLTCTPADIRAGDLGVRWNAPMPEILADLLIDDPTTQSSLHLVVIGGSHVVTVDAPSGRFREEISCNAGEEWPLPEAMTKPAYRLETSTRQLNPADFVEEASAIAAAGGDWLIVSFPGVGDHHLTALRGACIDGTWHWWTHHLYPGENTIVSTRSEYRP comes from the coding sequence ATGCTGCAACTTACCTGCACCCCAGCTGATATCCGCGCCGGGGATCTGGGCGTGCGTTGGAATGCACCCATGCCTGAGATCCTCGCTGATCTGCTTATCGACGACCCGACCACCCAGTCCTCACTGCACCTGGTGGTGATTGGCGGTTCCCATGTGGTCACCGTCGACGCGCCCTCCGGGCGCTTTCGGGAGGAGATCTCCTGCAACGCCGGGGAGGAATGGCCCTTGCCTGAGGCTATGACCAAGCCTGCCTATCGTCTGGAAACCTCCACCCGCCAGCTCAATCCAGCTGACTTCGTGGAGGAGGCGTCCGCAATCGCCGCTGCCGGTGGGGACTGGCTGATCGTTAGTTTCCCCGGTGTGGGTGATCACCATCTCACCGCATTGCGTGGTGCCTGTATCGACGGAACGTGGCACTGGTGGACACACCACCTGTACCCGGGGGAGAACACCATTGTCAGCACGAGGAGTGAGTACCGCCCATGA
- a CDS encoding DUF4178 domain-containing protein → MNSTWLILAIVLAIVAVVFFVISAKKKNAEQTPRPREDPLKFSDGSADFGPDVLGPGAIVGYGGVDYVCRGAITMRQGAYTWHEYLLEGGRGGEYLSVDYDEGQLNLSWWISRPDLDVQPAQELTVEGVRYRKVESGVGQFYSEGTTGVPESGRFEYWDMAETGGNGLLGFETFSEDSSPEPSLGWKVLPGELTVYPAPRS, encoded by the coding sequence ATGAATTCCACCTGGTTAATTCTGGCCATTGTCCTCGCCATCGTGGCGGTCGTCTTCTTTGTCATCTCGGCGAAGAAGAAGAACGCCGAGCAGACACCGCGGCCCCGCGAGGATCCTCTCAAGTTCAGTGACGGGTCGGCTGATTTCGGCCCGGATGTGTTGGGGCCCGGCGCGATCGTGGGTTATGGCGGTGTGGATTATGTTTGTCGCGGCGCGATCACCATGCGTCAGGGTGCCTACACCTGGCATGAGTACCTTCTCGAGGGCGGTAGGGGTGGCGAGTACCTGAGCGTGGACTATGACGAAGGTCAACTCAACCTCAGCTGGTGGATCTCCCGACCTGATCTGGATGTCCAGCCGGCGCAGGAACTCACGGTCGAGGGTGTTCGTTACCGCAAGGTGGAAAGTGGCGTGGGGCAGTTCTACTCCGAAGGCACCACCGGCGTCCCCGAGAGCGGCCGTTTCGAGTACTGGGACATGGCCGAAACCGGCGGCAATGGGCTGCTCGGGTTTGAGACCTTCAGCGAGGACTCGTCACCGGAACCCTCCCTGGGCTGGAAGGTGCTGCCCGGCGAGCTGACCGTTTATCCCGCGCCGAGAAGCTGA
- a CDS encoding rhodanese-like domain-containing protein gives MKEVSVNEVPADAQLIDVRESDEYAEVRADGAISIPMSEFTSRVGELDLDRDIYLICKSGGRSAQVGEYLEQRGIDSINVAGGTQGWVQAGLPHTSA, from the coding sequence ATGAAGGAAGTCAGCGTCAACGAAGTTCCAGCAGACGCCCAGTTGATCGACGTCCGCGAAAGCGACGAATACGCCGAGGTCCGTGCAGACGGCGCCATCAGCATCCCCATGAGTGAATTCACCTCGCGTGTGGGTGAGCTCGACCTGGACCGCGACATCTACCTGATCTGCAAGTCCGGAGGCCGTTCCGCTCAGGTCGGTGAATACCTGGAACAGCGCGGCATTGACTCCATCAATGTCGCAGGTGGCACCCAGGGTTGGGTCCAGGCGGGACTTCCCCACACCTCTGCATAA
- a CDS encoding MarR family winged helix-turn-helix transcriptional regulator yields MPSHPDIPRELLESPSYQLERLRRRTRDEVESQLAHHGTTMREFWTLTCLVNADASSQSALCDMLAIDASDMVRLVDALEKHGWAKRERDPKDRRRQIVASTKKGRAAQSELHKVVSTAEDVSLDESTSKQLKHLRKLAAAIISTEED; encoded by the coding sequence ATGCCTTCGCATCCCGATATTCCCAGAGAGCTCCTCGAATCCCCCAGCTACCAGCTTGAGAGACTCCGTCGCCGTACCCGCGATGAGGTGGAGTCTCAGCTGGCGCATCACGGCACCACCATGCGCGAATTCTGGACTTTGACCTGCCTGGTCAATGCCGATGCCTCCAGCCAGTCCGCTCTGTGCGACATGCTGGCCATCGATGCCTCGGATATGGTCAGACTCGTCGATGCGCTGGAGAAACACGGGTGGGCGAAGCGTGAACGTGACCCGAAGGATCGTCGTCGTCAGATCGTGGCGTCGACAAAGAAGGGTCGCGCCGCCCAATCGGAATTGCACAAGGTGGTGAGCACTGCGGAGGATGTCTCCCTCGATGAGTCCACTTCCAAGCAGTTGAAGCACCTTCGCAAATTGGCAGCCGCAATCATTTCCACTGAAGAGGACTAA